A section of the Akkermansia muciniphila genome encodes:
- a CDS encoding MFS transporter, translating to MSGPVVQTMVPAWKRRLLTGMACACTMLTFLNMGCITAATPDLSGTFVVGTLDVSWSGAACPLGTALSFTVAAYLWARIGLRRSLRTALLIMLAGTLLGLAADHFFIMIAARFLQGAGGGLALVYGTGLVNAALPPERRGLAMGVKLCSIGLASCASPVVGCLLVQYWHWRGLFVIVGAAAAVLAVLTTLYVPDQKIPKGGKFDWFSFLAVGMGCVCMLMVLIYGETDGWTAPGVLGWMYGGFCSFALAFISCMTHRTPLLDVRVLGNWRFLCGLLASLCNIFCICWVRVGTVQFMRNVMNYEPVGIAYVFMVLVAGFCGGAALVLPLMQKGRLALRVGMMAGLLALGASAFFLSRLDAGCSWLDVAWPLGLFGIGYAFCLNTATPLALRGVEGRSAAASSRTLNTVRYIFISLYVSSVSTVLAHMKTGFRFSMAEQVRDDSPGTAHTLDMWQRHFAETGGTAQEIHASVDAVLQKAVALQSQVFSVDTFYLCTVIVGAAGVLFALFCLKSGQERKAAS from the coding sequence ATGAGTGGCCCGGTTGTGCAAACAATGGTTCCGGCGTGGAAGCGGCGCCTGCTGACGGGGATGGCCTGCGCGTGCACGATGCTGACGTTTCTGAATATGGGCTGCATCACGGCGGCCACGCCGGATTTGTCAGGCACGTTTGTGGTGGGCACCCTGGATGTTTCCTGGTCGGGTGCGGCGTGCCCGCTGGGAACTGCCCTCTCCTTCACCGTGGCGGCGTACCTGTGGGCGCGCATCGGGCTGAGAAGATCCCTGCGCACGGCCTTGCTGATCATGCTGGCCGGGACCTTGCTGGGACTGGCGGCGGACCATTTCTTTATCATGATTGCGGCCCGCTTCCTTCAGGGGGCCGGAGGCGGCCTGGCGCTGGTTTACGGAACGGGGTTGGTGAATGCCGCCCTGCCTCCGGAGCGGCGTGGCCTGGCGATGGGCGTGAAGCTTTGTTCCATTGGCCTGGCATCCTGTGCCAGCCCGGTAGTGGGGTGCCTGCTGGTGCAGTACTGGCACTGGCGGGGTCTGTTCGTCATCGTGGGTGCGGCGGCGGCCGTGCTGGCCGTGCTGACGACGCTTTACGTTCCCGACCAGAAGATTCCCAAGGGAGGAAAATTTGACTGGTTTTCCTTTCTGGCGGTGGGGATGGGATGCGTGTGCATGCTGATGGTGCTTATTTACGGGGAGACGGACGGCTGGACGGCGCCCGGCGTGCTGGGATGGATGTACGGTGGATTTTGTTCCTTTGCCCTGGCCTTCATTTCCTGCATGACCCACCGCACCCCTCTGCTGGACGTCCGCGTACTGGGCAACTGGCGGTTCCTGTGCGGTCTGCTGGCCTCCCTGTGCAACATCTTCTGCATTTGCTGGGTGCGGGTGGGAACGGTGCAGTTCATGCGCAATGTCATGAATTATGAACCGGTGGGCATTGCCTATGTGTTCATGGTTCTGGTGGCCGGATTTTGCGGCGGCGCGGCGCTGGTGCTCCCCCTGATGCAGAAGGGCAGGCTGGCCCTGCGGGTGGGCATGATGGCGGGGCTGCTGGCGCTGGGCGCCTCCGCCTTCTTCCTGTCCCGGCTGGATGCGGGCTGCTCCTGGCTGGACGTGGCGTGGCCCCTGGGACTGTTCGGAATCGGTTATGCCTTCTGTTTGAATACGGCCACGCCGCTTGCCCTGAGAGGGGTGGAGGGGCGTTCCGCCGCCGCTTCCTCCCGGACGCTGAACACCGTGCGCTATATCTTCATTTCCTTGTACGTCAGCAGTGTGAGCACGGTATTGGCCCATATGAAAACGGGGTTCCGCTTCAGCATGGCGGAGCAGGTAAGGGACGATTCCCCGGGAACGGCTCATACGCTTGACATGTGGCAGCGGCACTTTGCGGAAACCGGCGGCACGGCGCAGGAAATCCATGCATCCGTGGATGCGGTGCTGCAAAAGGCCGTGGCGCTCCAGAGCCAGGTTTTTTCTGTGGATACTTTTTATCTTTGTACCGTAATCGTAGGTGCGGCAGGTGTGCTGTTTGCCCTGTTCTGCCTGAAATCCGGACAGGAAAGGAAGGCCGCTTCATGA
- a CDS encoding M42 family metallopeptidase — protein sequence MPAIRVLLLPLIFLNLCMASVPEDAPPFSDQSMDRLTSLLGIPSSSGAEVPFQQFWLKHIAPLADSSGTDAHQNAWATFRSPDPDAPELLIDAHADEVGVVIADITPNGFLKVKPIGFPDFQSMLSCPYRFDGAHGPVTAFAGAVPGWWLNRTPLPAGTEYVLFDVGASSAEEARNMGLSTGQRGVPATRPELLHGSRLMAHGLDCRLNSFMLTELAFFLSQHQKDLKYHVTLLSSSQEEIGLIGATAYCEKNRPKLAIVIDCTLDTVQLDDLPSREENGRLTRQAMGKGPVLFTHDKIFYQPITAQLLQLAEEHGIPLQKDATFPPGMANFVPVKLYGGQAAFLGPPIRYMHSPRELADLKDVKATLDLLGRFLCTPPSPEVKAASAQEKKQPSPPEPVTAR from the coding sequence ATGCCCGCTATCCGCGTCCTACTGCTCCCCCTGATTTTTTTGAACCTTTGCATGGCCTCCGTGCCGGAAGATGCGCCGCCTTTCAGCGACCAGTCCATGGACCGGCTGACGTCCCTGCTCGGCATTCCGTCCTCCTCCGGAGCGGAAGTCCCTTTCCAGCAATTCTGGCTGAAGCACATAGCGCCCCTGGCGGACAGTTCCGGCACGGACGCGCATCAAAATGCCTGGGCAACATTCCGCAGCCCGGACCCGGACGCCCCGGAACTGTTGATAGACGCCCACGCGGATGAAGTGGGCGTGGTCATTGCAGACATCACACCCAACGGTTTCCTGAAGGTGAAGCCCATCGGGTTCCCGGATTTCCAGTCCATGCTTTCCTGCCCCTACCGCTTTGACGGGGCGCATGGTCCCGTCACCGCCTTTGCGGGCGCAGTGCCCGGCTGGTGGTTGAACCGCACCCCGCTCCCGGCAGGGACGGAATACGTCCTGTTTGACGTGGGAGCGTCCAGTGCGGAGGAGGCCCGGAACATGGGCCTGAGCACAGGCCAGCGCGGCGTTCCCGCCACCAGGCCGGAATTGCTGCACGGTTCGCGCCTGATGGCCCACGGCCTGGACTGCCGCCTGAATTCCTTCATGCTGACGGAACTGGCCTTTTTCCTGTCCCAACATCAAAAGGACCTGAAATACCACGTGACGCTGCTTTCCTCCTCCCAGGAGGAAATAGGCCTCATCGGCGCCACGGCGTATTGTGAAAAGAACCGCCCAAAGCTGGCCATTGTCATTGACTGTACGCTGGATACCGTCCAGCTCGATGACCTTCCGTCCCGTGAAGAAAACGGAAGGCTGACCCGCCAGGCCATGGGAAAAGGCCCCGTCCTCTTCACCCATGACAAGATCTTTTACCAGCCCATCACCGCGCAACTCCTCCAACTGGCGGAAGAGCACGGTATTCCGTTGCAGAAGGACGCTACCTTCCCTCCCGGCATGGCCAATTTTGTCCCCGTCAAGCTTTACGGCGGCCAGGCAGCCTTTCTGGGACCGCCCATCCGCTACATGCACTCCCCGCGGGAACTGGCGGACCTGAAGGATGTGAAAGCCACGCTGGACCTGCTGGGCCGTTTTCTGTGTACTCCGCCCTCCCCGGAAGTGAAAGCTGCATCCGCGCAGGAGAAGAAACAGCCGTCACCACCGGAACCCGTGACCGCAAGGTAA
- a CDS encoding efflux transporter outer membrane subunit: MKRLMLLPMAALLASCGSPAVFERPVMEIPEGTARTSPVGAGWWRIFNDRALDRLEEKAVAHNHDLVRASALVDQASALAAQTGAAMLPRAELEAGASSEELSEGERYMNNLPDRARDLWSMSGVLSYEVDLWGKLRARTEAARAELLASSAARDAVYLRLTAEVASAYINVRTWEEKCLIIRRVHASYEQTCAMYEKRFVQGQYPELALRRVQAERSKTLAQLRLSENELSRAESVLSVLVGDSPRQVMKGGRPGGGNAALLASPPVIPARIPGDMIERRPDIWELESRLKAAFYGREAARKDRLPSLVLTGQLGQVSTQLNELLNQSSRSYDLGAGILQTLFDGGRKRAAVRAADAECAAVQAAYEQAVLNAFREIRDALVERRKSAEVYEATLDEVNCLRRSWDIASRQYEAGYVGLMDALDTHRSLLSGELDMADAAQMRLNAVVKFCKALGGGWQRRPGSS; this comes from the coding sequence ATGAAACGTCTGATGCTTCTTCCCATGGCCGCGCTGCTGGCCTCCTGCGGCAGTCCCGCCGTATTTGAAAGGCCCGTTATGGAAATACCGGAGGGAACAGCCCGGACTTCTCCCGTAGGGGCCGGGTGGTGGCGCATTTTCAATGACCGTGCGCTGGACCGTTTGGAAGAAAAGGCCGTGGCTCATAACCACGATCTTGTCCGCGCGTCCGCCCTGGTGGACCAGGCCTCCGCCCTGGCGGCGCAGACGGGCGCCGCCATGCTGCCCCGGGCGGAACTGGAAGCCGGAGCCAGCAGCGAGGAACTGTCCGAAGGTGAACGTTATATGAACAACCTGCCGGACCGGGCGAGGGATTTGTGGTCCATGTCCGGCGTGCTCTCCTATGAAGTGGACCTGTGGGGAAAGCTGCGGGCGCGCACGGAAGCCGCCCGGGCGGAGCTGCTGGCTTCTTCCGCCGCCCGGGATGCGGTTTATCTGCGGCTGACGGCGGAGGTGGCCTCCGCCTACATTAATGTGCGAACGTGGGAGGAGAAGTGTCTCATCATCCGCCGTGTCCACGCTTCTTATGAACAGACCTGCGCCATGTATGAAAAAAGGTTTGTGCAGGGGCAGTACCCGGAGCTTGCCCTGCGCCGTGTCCAGGCGGAGCGCTCCAAAACGCTGGCCCAGCTCAGGCTGTCGGAAAACGAACTGTCCCGTGCTGAGAGCGTGCTGTCCGTGCTGGTGGGGGACAGCCCCAGACAAGTGATGAAGGGCGGGCGCCCCGGCGGGGGGAATGCCGCCCTGCTCGCCTCCCCTCCGGTCATTCCTGCCCGGATTCCCGGTGACATGATTGAACGCCGTCCGGATATATGGGAGCTGGAATCCCGCCTGAAAGCCGCCTTTTATGGAAGGGAGGCGGCGCGGAAGGACAGGTTGCCGTCCCTGGTGCTGACGGGACAGCTGGGGCAGGTCAGCACCCAGTTGAACGAGTTGCTGAACCAGTCTTCCAGAAGTTATGATTTGGGTGCGGGAATCCTCCAAACCCTGTTTGACGGAGGACGGAAGCGCGCCGCCGTACGCGCCGCGGATGCCGAATGTGCCGCCGTCCAGGCCGCGTATGAGCAGGCTGTGCTGAACGCCTTCCGGGAAATCAGGGATGCCCTGGTGGAACGCCGCAAAAGCGCGGAGGTTTACGAAGCTACGCTTGATGAAGTGAACTGCCTGCGCCGCAGCTGGGACATTGCGTCCAGGCAGTATGAGGCCGGGTATGTGGGGCTGATGGATGCCCTGGATACGCACAGGAGTCTGCTGAGCGGGGAGCTGGACATGGCGGATGCTGCGCAGATGCGGCTGAATGCCGTCGTCAAATTCTGCAAGGCGCTGGGCGGCGGATGGCAGCGCCGCCCCGGTTCCTCATGA
- a CDS encoding polyribonucleotide nucleotidyltransferase — protein sequence MSIHSVECNVGTNPITIETGKMARLADGAVVVRSGDTVVLVTVVSATKVKEGQTFFPLSVEYKEKAAAAGMFPGGYFKREGRPTEKEILTCRMTDRPLRPMFPKGYFYDTQVITLLLSADGENEPDILSINGASAACVVSDLPFAEPVGAVRVGRVDGQFIINPTNSQRENSQLDLVFAGTKDQVIMIEGSANELPEEDFIAALRLAQENVKVLCEKQEELRAVCGKEKRSYELCLAKPELLEIGYEIAGDRIEDAIYAASKVERQKKVGALRDEVEAAIKERHPEATDFDVEQVFEYIQKKAFRISIMDKDKRADGRALKELRPLTAEINVLPSVVHGSAMFARGETMSLCLATLAPMEERQYMDNYTGSVNEKRFILHYNFPPFSVGDTGRFGGQNRREIGHGALAERSIAPVVPDEQEFPYAIRISSEIMESNGSTSMASVCAGTMSLLAAGVPLKRPVAGISVGLVTEQNDQHEITTYKTLLDIIGSEDFYGDMDFKLCGTSEGVTGYQLDLKLPGIPLSILEEAIQVAKTGRTDVLKVMNDAIAAPAQMSPNAPRIETTKIPADRIGELIGPGGKNIKAIQAESGADINIEEDGTVHIYAAKQEGLDRALELVTRMFKTIEIGELYTGKIVSTTTFGAFMEVLPGKDGLIHISELAEGRTAKTEDVVSVGDVVTAKCIGIDDKGRVKMSVRAALRDAKAAEAEAAGITE from the coding sequence ATGAGCATACATTCAGTTGAATGCAACGTTGGTACGAATCCCATCACGATTGAAACCGGAAAAATGGCCCGTCTTGCTGACGGCGCGGTTGTCGTCCGCAGCGGCGACACCGTGGTTCTCGTGACCGTGGTGAGCGCCACCAAAGTCAAGGAAGGCCAGACCTTCTTCCCCCTGTCTGTGGAATATAAGGAAAAGGCTGCTGCCGCGGGCATGTTCCCCGGCGGCTACTTCAAGCGTGAAGGCCGTCCCACGGAAAAGGAAATCCTGACGTGCCGCATGACGGACCGCCCCCTGCGCCCGATGTTCCCCAAGGGTTACTTCTATGACACGCAGGTGATCACCCTTCTGCTTTCCGCCGATGGTGAAAATGAGCCGGACATCCTGAGCATCAACGGCGCTTCCGCCGCCTGCGTTGTTTCCGACCTCCCCTTTGCCGAACCCGTGGGCGCCGTCCGCGTGGGCCGTGTTGACGGCCAGTTCATCATCAACCCGACCAACTCCCAGCGTGAAAACAGCCAGCTTGACCTGGTGTTTGCCGGGACGAAGGACCAGGTGATCATGATTGAAGGTTCCGCCAACGAACTGCCGGAAGAAGACTTCATCGCCGCTCTGCGCCTGGCTCAGGAAAACGTGAAGGTCCTTTGCGAAAAGCAGGAAGAGCTCCGCGCTGTCTGCGGCAAGGAAAAGCGTTCCTACGAACTCTGCCTCGCCAAGCCGGAACTGCTGGAAATCGGCTATGAAATCGCCGGTGACCGCATTGAAGACGCCATCTATGCCGCCTCCAAGGTTGAACGCCAGAAGAAGGTGGGCGCCCTGCGCGACGAAGTGGAAGCCGCCATTAAGGAACGCCATCCGGAAGCTACCGATTTTGACGTGGAGCAGGTCTTTGAATACATTCAGAAGAAGGCCTTCCGTATTTCCATCATGGACAAGGACAAGCGTGCCGACGGCCGCGCCCTCAAGGAACTGCGCCCCCTGACCGCGGAAATCAACGTGCTGCCTTCCGTGGTGCACGGTTCCGCGATGTTTGCCCGCGGTGAAACGATGTCCCTCTGCTTGGCGACGCTCGCTCCGATGGAGGAACGCCAGTACATGGACAATTACACGGGCAGCGTGAATGAAAAGCGCTTCATTCTGCACTACAACTTCCCTCCCTTCTCCGTAGGTGACACCGGCCGTTTCGGCGGTCAGAACCGTCGTGAAATCGGCCATGGCGCCCTGGCGGAACGTTCCATCGCTCCCGTAGTGCCGGACGAACAGGAATTCCCGTACGCCATCCGCATTTCTTCTGAAATCATGGAATCCAACGGTTCCACCTCCATGGCTTCCGTCTGTGCGGGCACGATGTCCCTGCTGGCGGCCGGCGTGCCCCTCAAGCGCCCCGTGGCGGGTATTTCCGTGGGCCTGGTGACGGAACAGAATGACCAGCATGAAATCACTACGTACAAGACCCTTCTGGACATCATCGGTTCCGAAGACTTCTACGGTGACATGGACTTCAAGCTTTGCGGCACGTCTGAAGGCGTGACGGGCTACCAGCTGGACCTCAAGCTGCCCGGCATTCCCCTCTCCATTCTGGAAGAAGCCATCCAGGTGGCCAAGACTGGCCGCACGGACGTGCTGAAGGTCATGAATGACGCCATTGCGGCTCCGGCCCAGATGAGCCCGAATGCTCCCCGCATTGAGACGACCAAGATTCCCGCCGACCGCATTGGCGAGCTGATTGGCCCCGGCGGCAAGAACATCAAGGCCATCCAGGCTGAATCCGGCGCCGACATCAACATTGAGGAAGACGGCACCGTGCACATCTACGCCGCCAAGCAGGAAGGCCTGGACCGTGCGCTGGAGCTCGTTACCCGCATGTTCAAGACCATTGAAATCGGTGAACTGTACACCGGCAAGATCGTTTCCACGACTACCTTCGGCGCGTTCATGGAAGTGCTTCCCGGCAAGGACGGCCTGATTCACATCTCCGAACTGGCCGAAGGCCGCACCGCCAAGACGGAAGACGTCGTGAGCGTGGGAGACGTGGTGACCGCCAAGTGCATCGGCATTGACGACAAGGGCCGCGTGAAGATGTCCGTCCGCGCCGCTCTGCGCGACGCCAAGGCAGCTGAAGCGGAAGCCGCCGGCATCACGGAATAA
- a CDS encoding hemolysin family protein — MMTVFIILLLIVLNGLFVAAEFALLGAPRAALEQMGASGNMVARRVSHILKTPRLQDRYIATAQLGITFASLGLGMYGEHAVAGWLHEWLAQYGWASWLVAHGAASVLSVAVLTYLHIVLGEMVPKALSLQYATKLCLIITMPMYVVQLCLYPLVVGMNTLGNFFLGLLGVDRNESKSHYHSAEELQYIIEESHENGALPQESGRIMDGLFDLEDLYVHQVMTPRVRIDAIPEGAGHEKIREIVRRTRRTRYPVYRGDLDHVVGMVHARDLFRIMFRGKALTPEYIHAIPKVPKTVKFDNVVEIMRKDNVRLAIILDEHGGTSGLLTLTDVFSEVMEWDRGRIRVLTDLPRDAVGFSCDVSGLARIEELGEAMDMDLQSEEIDTVGGLILNLLEAPADEGDTVGYRGLEFRVTRTENGGVERCIVTRITPLMREEALEEED; from the coding sequence ATGATGACGGTTTTTATTATTCTGCTGCTGATTGTGCTGAACGGCCTGTTCGTGGCCGCGGAATTTGCGCTGCTTGGCGCGCCCCGCGCGGCGCTGGAGCAAATGGGGGCGTCCGGTAATATGGTGGCGCGCCGCGTCTCCCATATCTTGAAAACGCCCCGGTTGCAGGACCGCTACATTGCCACGGCTCAGCTTGGCATTACGTTCGCCAGCCTGGGGCTGGGCATGTACGGGGAGCATGCCGTGGCCGGATGGCTTCACGAATGGCTCGCCCAGTATGGGTGGGCCTCCTGGCTCGTGGCGCACGGCGCGGCCAGTGTCCTGTCCGTGGCGGTGCTGACGTACCTGCACATCGTGCTCGGGGAAATGGTGCCCAAGGCGCTTTCCCTCCAGTATGCCACGAAGCTTTGCCTCATCATCACGATGCCCATGTACGTGGTCCAGCTCTGCCTGTATCCGCTGGTGGTGGGCATGAACACCCTGGGCAACTTTTTCCTGGGGCTGCTGGGCGTGGACAGGAATGAGTCCAAGTCTCACTACCATTCTGCGGAAGAACTGCAGTACATCATTGAGGAGAGCCATGAAAACGGCGCCCTGCCGCAGGAATCCGGACGCATCATGGATGGCCTGTTTGACCTGGAGGACCTGTACGTTCACCAGGTCATGACTCCCCGCGTCCGGATAGACGCCATTCCGGAAGGGGCGGGGCATGAGAAGATACGGGAAATCGTCCGCCGCACCCGCCGCACCCGCTATCCCGTTTACCGCGGTGATTTGGACCACGTGGTCGGCATGGTGCATGCCCGCGACCTGTTCCGCATCATGTTCCGCGGGAAGGCCCTGACGCCTGAATACATCCACGCCATTCCCAAGGTGCCCAAGACGGTTAAATTTGACAATGTGGTGGAGATCATGAGGAAGGACAACGTGCGCCTTGCCATCATTCTGGACGAGCACGGCGGAACGTCCGGCCTGCTGACCCTGACGGACGTGTTTTCCGAGGTGATGGAGTGGGACCGCGGCCGCATCAGAGTATTGACGGATTTGCCCCGGGATGCGGTAGGCTTCTCCTGCGACGTGTCCGGTCTGGCCCGTATTGAGGAGCTGGGCGAAGCCATGGACATGGATTTGCAGAGCGAGGAGATCGACACCGTGGGAGGCTTGATTCTCAATCTGCTGGAAGCTCCGGCGGATGAGGGGGACACCGTGGGTTACCGGGGCCTGGAATTCAGGGTGACCCGGACGGAGAACGGCGGCGTGGAACGCTGCATCGTGACCCGGATTACTCCCCTGATGCGTGAGGAAGCTTTGGAAGAGGAGGATTAA
- a CDS encoding hemolysin family protein yields MILFIIFVILFLILINAFYVAAEFAAVSVRRNMIREMAEGGSKVAAHLLKILENTRELDRYIAACQFGITISSLILGAYGQVELSAYLLPLFERFGGMDSVMANSVAAIVVLVGLTVLQVILGELMPKSLALQFPRQAALYTYYPMRWTLTFFAWFIDFLNGSGLLLLKLFRLPPGGHQHIHTQQEINMLLDESHQGGLLEEDEHERLHSALSFAERTVEQIMIPRFRLVCLDVNATEEDILNMIADRPHTHIPVYEGNREAVIGMLHIKDMVAAYAEKGVLPPLRSMLREVPCVMEMQTVEMLVSRLREDKAKEAFVLDEYGKFVGLVTLERLLGEMVGDIDEEFIRSGEKVETLPDGTVRIPGMMRAHKAECLVPFLMNGAATVGGSVIKHMSCIPKEGDRLIIAGRVLVVEKMDHNRVSSILLLPPEKKENEPAMESGVDS; encoded by the coding sequence ATGATTCTTTTTATCATTTTCGTTATTCTTTTCCTGATTCTGATCAACGCCTTTTACGTTGCCGCAGAATTCGCCGCCGTGAGCGTGCGCCGCAACATGATTCGGGAAATGGCGGAGGGCGGCAGCAAGGTGGCCGCGCATTTGCTCAAAATTCTGGAGAATACCAGGGAGCTGGACCGCTACATTGCGGCCTGCCAGTTCGGCATTACCATCTCCAGCCTGATTCTGGGCGCCTATGGGCAGGTGGAACTGTCCGCTTACCTGCTCCCTCTGTTTGAACGGTTTGGCGGCATGGATTCCGTGATGGCCAATTCCGTAGCTGCCATCGTTGTGCTGGTCGGGCTGACGGTATTGCAGGTGATTTTGGGTGAACTGATGCCCAAATCCCTGGCGCTGCAGTTTCCGCGGCAAGCGGCCCTGTACACGTATTACCCCATGCGCTGGACGTTGACCTTCTTCGCGTGGTTCATTGACTTCCTGAACGGAAGCGGCCTGCTGCTTCTCAAACTGTTCCGCCTGCCTCCGGGAGGCCACCAGCACATTCACACCCAGCAGGAGATCAACATGCTGCTGGATGAGAGCCATCAGGGGGGCTTGCTGGAGGAGGATGAGCATGAGCGGTTGCACAGCGCGCTTTCCTTTGCGGAACGCACGGTGGAGCAGATCATGATTCCCCGCTTCCGGCTGGTTTGCCTGGATGTGAACGCTACGGAGGAGGATATTCTGAACATGATTGCGGACAGGCCCCATACCCATATTCCGGTGTATGAAGGAAATCGGGAGGCCGTCATCGGCATGCTGCACATCAAGGACATGGTGGCCGCGTATGCGGAAAAGGGTGTTCTGCCCCCCCTGCGCTCCATGCTGCGGGAGGTGCCGTGCGTGATGGAGATGCAGACGGTGGAAATGCTGGTGTCCCGGCTCCGGGAAGACAAGGCCAAGGAAGCTTTTGTGCTGGATGAATACGGCAAGTTTGTGGGGCTGGTGACGCTGGAACGCCTGCTGGGTGAAATGGTGGGGGACATAGATGAGGAATTCATCCGCTCCGGGGAAAAAGTGGAAACCCTGCCGGACGGTACCGTGCGCATTCCCGGCATGATGCGCGCCCATAAGGCGGAGTGCCTGGTGCCCTTCCTGATGAACGGCGCCGCTACTGTGGGGGGCTCCGTGATCAAGCACATGTCCTGCATTCCCAAGGAAGGGGACCGCCTGATTATTGCCGGGCGCGTGCTGGTGGTGGAGAAGATGGACCACAACCGCGTCTCCTCCATTCTTCTGTTGCCTCCGGAAAAAAAGGAGAATGAACCTGCCATGGAAAGCGGGGTGGACTCATGA
- a CDS encoding HlyD family secretion protein produces the protein MSKHLKAISLGSMALAAVGAIGWGVWHFRESRTMNTDDCRVEASIISVGSKLAERVTSVDVEEGETIRRGQTLAHLDGRTMQARLMAARSRVKLMQARYDEMLAGFRPQEIESQRARAAQASASLEHARRDYERIEKLVMEQAGISSADRDAVRATYLAALAVEKAEQENLALKLEGYREEEKRSAQAQLEAARAELEELEVLCGECVVKSPVDGVLARKLVNGGEMVSSGQKLFSIVDGGDIWLNVRVEETKIGRIRQGQDVQFTLDGYDGKVFHGTVYEIGAATYATFSLISTENVSGYFTKVMQRFPVKVSLPKAEDGVVFRPGMQGKVSIDF, from the coding sequence ATGAGCAAGCATTTGAAGGCCATTTCACTGGGCAGCATGGCGTTGGCGGCTGTAGGTGCCATCGGCTGGGGCGTCTGGCATTTCCGGGAGAGCCGCACCATGAACACGGATGACTGCCGCGTGGAGGCGAGCATCATTTCCGTGGGGTCAAAGCTGGCGGAGCGCGTCACCAGCGTGGATGTGGAGGAAGGGGAAACCATCCGCCGCGGGCAGACGCTTGCCCACCTGGACGGCCGCACCATGCAGGCGCGCCTGATGGCTGCGCGTTCCCGCGTCAAACTGATGCAGGCCAGGTATGATGAGATGCTGGCCGGCTTCCGCCCGCAGGAAATCGAATCCCAGCGGGCCAGGGCTGCCCAGGCATCCGCCAGCCTGGAACATGCGCGGCGTGATTATGAGCGCATTGAAAAACTGGTGATGGAGCAGGCGGGCATCAGCTCCGCGGACCGGGACGCCGTGCGGGCCACCTACCTGGCGGCGCTGGCGGTGGAAAAGGCGGAGCAGGAGAATCTGGCCCTCAAGCTGGAAGGTTACCGTGAGGAGGAAAAAAGGTCCGCCCAGGCCCAGTTGGAAGCCGCCCGGGCGGAACTGGAGGAATTGGAAGTGCTGTGCGGAGAATGCGTAGTCAAATCCCCCGTGGACGGCGTGTTGGCCCGCAAGCTGGTGAACGGGGGGGAAATGGTCAGTTCCGGGCAGAAGCTGTTTTCCATTGTGGATGGCGGGGACATCTGGCTCAACGTCCGCGTGGAGGAAACCAAGATAGGACGCATCCGGCAGGGGCAGGACGTGCAATTCACGCTGGACGGCTATGACGGCAAAGTCTTCCACGGCACGGTTTATGAAATAGGGGCGGCCACCTATGCGACGTTTTCCCTGATTTCCACGGAGAACGTCAGCGGTTATTTCACCAAGGTCATGCAGCGCTTTCCCGTCAAGGTGAGCCTGCCGAAGGCGGAGGACGGCGTGGTATTCCGCCCGGGAATGCAGGGAAAGGTTTCCATTGATTTTTAA